From the Vulpes lagopus strain Blue_001 chromosome 22, ASM1834538v1, whole genome shotgun sequence genome, one window contains:
- the ERICH1 gene encoding glutamate-rich protein 1 isoform X5 has protein sequence MERHRGSRPPKLGQQPPQSLHFCPALDPGLQDEDLHAQPKRRRARKHKSRKSLKNPNNDGAERAEVEKQQSLLPENLQPRHADGPTISKNKRRKLKKQQQMKRKKAAGLTAASGGNFTYQPEEGDSEWAAGLESDGAEDAEDQAEDHREDHTEDGTRVLGEGYEEDGARVFREDDGEDGGPALGEDYGEDGTCVLGEDRADTHEEDPREDHGEDDEDTSGEDVKNTNEKADDILNFLKSTQEIYFYDGMSRAAASAVSAEATQELFRRLGDHSVSRADVLLMHHMKTLLLLRDTESLRLALDRLPALCTLPPDHASVLSAFFNYWITHILPENHTTD, from the exons atggagagacatagaggcagccGCCCCCCCAAATTGGGGCAGCAGCCGCCTCAGAGCCTTCACTTCTGCCCAGCGTTGGACCCGGGGCTTCAGG atgaGGATCTTCACGCTCAGCCGAAGAGAAGAAGAGCAAGAAAGCATAAATCAAGGAAAAGCCTTAAAAATCCCAACAACGATGGTGCAGAACGAGCAGAAGTAGAAAAACAGCAGAGTCTTTTACCAGAAAACCTGCAGCCACGGCACGCAGATGGCCCCAcaatcagcaaaaataaaaggaggaagctgaagaagcagcagcagatgaagaggaagaaagcgGCTGGCCTGACAGCAGCCTCTGGCGGCAACTTCACATACCAGCCGGAGGAGGGCGACAGCGAGTGGGCGGCCGGGCTGGAGAGTGATGGGGCGGAGGATGCGGAGGACCAGGCAGAGGATCACAGGGAGGACCACACGGAAGACGGCACCCGTGTCCTCGGGGAGGGTTACGAGGAGGACGGTGCCCGTGTCTTCAGGGAGGACGACGGGGAGGACGGTGGCCCTGCCCTTGGGGAGGATTATGGGGAGGATGGCACCTGTGTCCTCGGGGAGGACCGCGCTGACACCCACGAGGAGGACCCCAGGGAGGATCACGGGGAGGACGATGAAGACACCAGTGGGGAAGATGTTAAAAACACCAACGAGAAGGCAGACGATATCCTAAACTTTTTGAAGTCAAcacaagaaatttatttttatgatg GCATGTCCCGGGCTGCGGCCTCCGCCGTCTCCGCGGAAGCTACGCAGGAGCTGTTCCGACGTCTTGGCGACCACAGCGTGTCCCGCGCGGATGTGCTCCTGATGCATCACATGAAGACGCTGTTGCTCCTGCGAGACACCGAGAGCCTGCGGCTCGCCCTGGACAGGCTGCCGGCGCTCTGCACCCTGCCGCCCG ACCATGCCTCAGTGCTCTCAGCTTTCTTTAATTACTGGATCACCCACATCCTTCCTGAGAACCACACCACTGACTAA
- the ERICH1 gene encoding glutamate-rich protein 1 isoform X3 codes for MQMWTSLSPSSRCLRTGCCSRVYTTRHRALGSWVLRGCPETERQRETQMERHRGSRPPKLGQQPPQSLHFCPALDPGLQDEDLHAQPKRRRARKHKSRKSLKNPNNDGAERAEVEKQQSLLPENLQPRHADGPTISKNKRRKLKKQQQMKRKKAAGLTAASGGNFTYQPEEGDSEWAAGLESDGAEDAEDQAEDHREDHTEDGTRVLGEGYEEDGARVFREDDGEDGGPALGEDYGEDGTCVLGEDRADTHEEDPREDHGEDDEDTSGEDVKNTNEKADDILNFLKSTQEIYFYDGMSRAAASAVSAEATQELFRRLGDHSVSRADVLLMHHMKTLLLLRDTESLRLALDRLPALCTLPPDHASVLSAFFNYWITHILPENHTTD; via the exons ccCTTCCAGCAGGTGCCTGCGGACAGGATGCTGCTCACGGGTTTATACCACAAGACACAGAGCCCTTGGGAGTTGGGTGCTACGGGGGTGTCCTGagacggagagacagagagagactcagatggagagacatagaggcagccGCCCCCCCAAATTGGGGCAGCAGCCGCCTCAGAGCCTTCACTTCTGCCCAGCGTTGGACCCGGGGCTTCAGG atgaGGATCTTCACGCTCAGCCGAAGAGAAGAAGAGCAAGAAAGCATAAATCAAGGAAAAGCCTTAAAAATCCCAACAACGATGGTGCAGAACGAGCAGAAGTAGAAAAACAGCAGAGTCTTTTACCAGAAAACCTGCAGCCACGGCACGCAGATGGCCCCAcaatcagcaaaaataaaaggaggaagctgaagaagcagcagcagatgaagaggaagaaagcgGCTGGCCTGACAGCAGCCTCTGGCGGCAACTTCACATACCAGCCGGAGGAGGGCGACAGCGAGTGGGCGGCCGGGCTGGAGAGTGATGGGGCGGAGGATGCGGAGGACCAGGCAGAGGATCACAGGGAGGACCACACGGAAGACGGCACCCGTGTCCTCGGGGAGGGTTACGAGGAGGACGGTGCCCGTGTCTTCAGGGAGGACGACGGGGAGGACGGTGGCCCTGCCCTTGGGGAGGATTATGGGGAGGATGGCACCTGTGTCCTCGGGGAGGACCGCGCTGACACCCACGAGGAGGACCCCAGGGAGGATCACGGGGAGGACGATGAAGACACCAGTGGGGAAGATGTTAAAAACACCAACGAGAAGGCAGACGATATCCTAAACTTTTTGAAGTCAAcacaagaaatttatttttatgatg GCATGTCCCGGGCTGCGGCCTCCGCCGTCTCCGCGGAAGCTACGCAGGAGCTGTTCCGACGTCTTGGCGACCACAGCGTGTCCCGCGCGGATGTGCTCCTGATGCATCACATGAAGACGCTGTTGCTCCTGCGAGACACCGAGAGCCTGCGGCTCGCCCTGGACAGGCTGCCGGCGCTCTGCACCCTGCCGCCCG ACCATGCCTCAGTGCTCTCAGCTTTCTTTAATTACTGGATCACCCACATCCTTCCTGAGAACCACACCACTGACTAA